The Brevibacterium atlanticum genome segment CGTCGCCGGTGGCGATGACGGTTTGTGCCGACTTCTTCAGGTTCGCAAAGGCAGCAACCGCCTCCGGCATCGGCAGCAACGCAGTCAGATAAGCCATGTTGCCCGGAGCAGGACGCACACTCACCGACCGCTCCTGAACACACCGCTCCAAATGCTCAACCGCGGCCCGCTGATCGAGCTTCTGCGCCAACGCCCGCACCTCGTTCCCCAGACGCCTCACACCCACCACAGGCAGGCGCTCAGCCATACGCTCATCGAGCTCCTGCTTCTTCTCCCGCGGCAACCAGTCAGACTCCTTGGCCACCACCCGCGCCTTCTCCTCGGAGATGACGCCACCCTTCATCGCCTGATACGTCTTCGGCAGATCCATCAGCAGGGTACGGGAGAACTTCAACAGGGCAGCACCCCGCGAACGCGAGACCTTCCTCGCCAAAGCCACCTCAGCACCAACACCGCGACCCTGCTTCCTACTGACCACACCATCCTCGGCTTCGCGATTGCGGCGAAGCATATCGAAAGTCAGAGTCTCACGCGCCTGCGCCGCAGCACTCGCCGAGTTCAGTTCCTCAAGCGCAGTGATACGGTCGATGGCCTCTTCCTCAGTCGTCGCCGGCGGCAATTCGGACAGGCTACGACACCACCGATGAATCTCGGTGACAACGTCCGGAACCTGCTCTGCTTCCATACCCACCACACTAGAGGTCGCCACTGACACGAGATTTCGAGCCAGCATACCCCCAGGTCAGAGCCTAATCATGACGTCAGAACTGAATCGTGAATTCAGGGCGTAATCGTGACCTCAGCTCAGCTCTTCGCCGGTCGTCTCTCTGGCGAGCACTCCCATGAGCACCACTGCGACGACGACCAGCACTCCCGTGAGAACGAAAGTCAGCGTGAGCCCGAGCACGGGCCACATGAACGTACCGAAGACGATCGGAGCGATTCCCGTCGCCAGTCGCGATGCCGCCGAAGCCCAACCGAAGCCGGACCCGCGCAGCCGGGTCGGGTAGAGCTCGGAGACATAGGTGTAGAGCGTCGGGATCGCGATCTGGATGACGAAGCCGAAACCGATGATCGCGGCCTTCGCCGACCACGTCAGTTCGGTGCCGGAGGCTTCGATGAATACGGCGGATCCGACGAGGAGGATCGCAGCCAGAATCGACGAGACCCCGAGAACCCACTTGCGTCCGAATCGTTCGACGATGAGCGCAGAGACGATCACACCGAGGATGCCCACCCCGGTCATCGACCCGGTGACGAGGAATGCCGCCTGATCGGCCAGCCCCTGCTTCTTGAGGATCCCCGGCAGCCATGTCAGTGCCGCGTAGTAGACAAGGAGGACGGAGACGAAGAGCGACCAGGCGACGAGCGTCGTCTTCGCGGAGTGCTGCCACAGCTGCACCAGCTGGCCGGTGGCCGCACGCAGCTGGCCGCTGACCTTCGGCCCCGCGGCTGTGTTCGGCGTGGTCAGCGATGGTGGGTGCCCCGCGTCCGAGGTCGCAGCGCGCTGCTCAGCGACGGATTCCGACAACGTCTGCCCGGCCCCCGCCTTCCCAGCCGTATCCTGCCCTTCTCCCGAGCCGCCGACCGGTTCGTGGGTCCATTCGGTGACCTGTGCGCCGGTGCGCTCGACCAGCCGTTCGATGATGGCGTCGGCTTCGGCATACCGGCCGACCGAAGCGAGGTAGAGAGGTGATTCCGGAATTCCAAACCGCACGGCCACCGTCAGCAGCGCGGGCACGATCATGACGAGCATGATCAGTCGCCAATCCCCGACTCCCAGCAGGTAGGCCGAGACGAAGGCGCACAAGGACGCTCCGATCGGCCACCATCCGTCCATGGCAGTAAGGACGCGCCCGCGGTGGCGGCTGGGAGTGAACTCGCCGACCAGCGCGTAGTCGACGGGGATGCATCCGCCGAGTCCGAATCCGGCGAGGAACCGGAAGAGGATGAACCACCCGAAGGCAGGTGCGAAGGCTCCGGCGACCGTGAAGACCGAGAATACGAGGAGCGTGAGAGTGAAGGCCTTCTTCCGACCGATGACATCGGCGATGCCGCCCCAGATGAAGGCACCCAGCGCCATCCCGATGAGGTTCGCCGTGGCGATCCACGCGGCCTGTCCGACGCTTAAGTCCCAATAGTCGCTGAGCAGCGGGATGAGGAACCCGTTGAGGGCGACGTCCCACGCGTCGAACATGAAACCGAGCCCGCCGATGATGAAGATGGCACCCTGGGTGCGCCACTTCCATGGCAGGTGAGCGATGACTTCAGAGGCTGTCGGAACCGACGCCGAGGTGGTGGTGTGCACGAGGACACAGTACCCCAATTAACGCATTGTTGAGTAAAACTACTGCGAGGTGGAATTCGACTTACTTCGTCCACCGCACAAGCCACCGCCGTTGAATACGGTTCGGCCCAGTCTGCGTTGGATAGCTCGCTTCAGAAACCGAGCTATCCGACGCAGACTGGGCCGTCGTAGCAGACTGGGCCGTCGTAGCAGACTACGCCGTCACAGCAGGCCGGTCCGCTTCCAACCGAAGCCAGTGCCAGACCCTCAGGCCAGGCGCACCAGCCAGTTGTTCGTGTCCTCGGCGCGACCGTACTGGATGTCGAGCAGCGTCTTGCGCAGCTCCATCGTCTTCTCGCCTGCGATCTCACCCTGGTCGATGGTGAAGTCATCGGACACGAGCTTGCTGATCGGCGTGATCACCGCAGCGGTGCCGCAGGCGAAGGCCTCGACGATCTCGCCGCTGGCGGCTCCCTCGCGCCACTCCTCGACGGAGATCCGGCGTTCCTCGGGCTCGAGTCCCAGCTGCGGAGCCAGGTCGAGAAGCGACCGGCGGGTCACCCCGTCGAGGATCGAATCGCTCAGCGCCGGGGTGAGCAGCTTGCCGTCCTTGGTCACGAGCATGAGGTTCATGCCGCCGAGCTCGTCGATGTACTTGTTCTCTTCGGAATCGGTGAAGAGCACCTGCTGACAGCCCTTGGCGACCGCCTCGTTGGTCGGCACCAGCGACGACGCGTAGTTGCCGCCGCACTTGGCGAAGCCGGTGCCGCCGGCGCCGGCGCGCTTGAGCTTCGGCGACAGCCAGATCGACAGCGGCTTGATGCCGCCGGAGAAGTACGGCCCGGCAGGCGATGCGATGACGTAGTAGTCCACCTCGTGGCTGGCCCGCACGCCGAGGAACCGCTCCGTGGCGATCATGAACGGACGCAGGTACAGGCTCGACTCATCGGCTGCCGACTCCGGCGTCGGAACCCAGGCCTGGTCGAGAGAGACCAGCGCCTTGAGCGATTCGATGAAGTCCTCTTCGCTCACCTGCGGCAGCGCGAGGCGTTCGGCGGACTTGTTGATCCGCGCGGCGTTGCGCTCGGGGCGGAAGGTCCAGACCGATCCGTCGGCGTGACGGTAGGCCTTGAGGCCCTCGAAGATCTCCTGGGCATAGTGGAAGACCGCAGCGGCCGGGTCGAGGACCAGCGGCCCGTAGGGCTTGACCTCGTGTGCCTGCCAGCCGTCATCGATCGTGTATCGGATGTGCGCCATGTGATCGGTGAAATACTGGCCGAAGCCGGGATCCTTCTTGATGTTCTCTCGCACCAGCTCGGGTTGCGGCTGGAGATTCTTAAGAACTCTAAATTCAGTCATCGGAACTCTCTTCTCATGTGTGATGAGTGACACTGTCAGGGTAGTCCATCACCCCGGCGCGCGTCGCACCGGGGCGATGTCCCCATCGACCCTGCAGTCGGGGGCTTTCTGCGTTCGGATCCGAGCCTCGCCGAGGCGGCTCAGCCGTGAGTTCGTCCGCTCGCCGAGGCGGCCGGATCGTCCACGTCCACGTCAACGAGCGTGGCGAGGATCCGCGGCCTCAGCCGAGGCGTGCAGCGATCGCGTCGCCCACCTCCGCGGTGGAGCGCTTGGTTCCGTCGCGCTCGGCCAGGTCGGCTTCGACGGCGTCCTCGATGGCCTTCGCCACGACCTCGAGACCGAGGTGGGAGGCCATGAGCGCTCCCGAGAGGATCGACGCCGTCGGGTCGGCGATCTGCTTCCCGGCGATGTCCGGGGCCGATCCGTGGATCGGCTCGAACAGACTCGGTGCCGTGCCTTCGACATTGAGATTGCCCGAGGCGGCCAGACCGATTCCGCCGGTCACCGCAGCGGCGAGGTCGGTGAGGATGTCGCCGAAGAGGTTGTCGGTGACGATGACGTCGTACCGTTCCGGGTTCGTCACCATGTAGATCGTGCACGCATCGGTGTGCTCGTAGTTGACGGCCACCTCGGGGTATTCCTCGCCGACCTTCTCGACGACGCGACGCCACAGATGTCCGGCATGGACCATGACGTTGTGCTTGTGCACGTAGGTGAGCTTCTTGTTCCGAGCCTGCGCGCGCTCGAAGGCGTCACGCACTGCCCTCTCGACGCCATACCAGGTGTTGACCGAGACCTCGGTGGCGACCTCCTGCGGAGTGTCGGTGCGCACCGATCCGCCCGATCCGGTGTACGAGCCCTCAGTGCCCTCGCGGACGACGACGAAGTCGATCTTCCCAGGATCCGCCAGCGGACTGGTCACGCCGGCGAAGAGCTTCGACGGTCGCAGGTTCACCGCGTGGCCGAGCCCGAAGCGCATCTTGAGGATGACGCCGCGCTCGAGCACGCCCGACGGCACCGACGGATCGCCGCATGCGCCGAAGAAGATGGCGTCGTGCCTGCGCAGCGATTCGAGCTCCTCGTCGGTGAGGGTCTCACCGGTCTCGTGGTAGCGCTGGGCGCCCACGTTGTAGTCGGTGAGTTCGAGTTCGACGGGCTCGCCCGACACCTCGATGGCACGACGGAGGACCTTGAGACCTTCGGGGACGACCTCGTTGCCGATTCCGTCGCCGGGCATGACTGCGATTGAGAACTTCATGGTGACAGAATAGGCCGCCATCTCACCATGCAACTAGGTCGTCCTACTATCCGGACAGCAGCCGGCCGAGCTGGGCAACACCCGAACCCGGGCCACAGATCCGACGCGCGCCCTCACCAGAACCCTCGCCGACCTGCCGGAAATCCCGCTCCACGGTCACCACCATGAACAATTTCACGTCCCAAACCGCGTTGGCGGCTACAAAACTGCCGCGCAAGAGACGAAGATGGAATATAGCACCCCAAACCCCGTGGGGGCCGCCACTGTCCAGCCCCGAGAGAAAGTCGATCATTGACCGAAACCATCCGCAATGCCCGTGCCGCAGCCCTGCCCGCCAAACTCTCCCGGTCATGGCTGCTCGTCAACGCCGCGAAGGAGGAGATCTTCACTCCCGCGCAGACCTCGGAAGCGGATTCGGTGATCTTCGACCTCGAGGCCTCCGTCGCCGATGACAAGAAGCTCGACGCTCGCGACAACGTCGTCCGCGCCCTCGACAACGGCATGTCCGCCTGGGTGCGCATCAACAAGATGGAATCCGAGTTCTGGGACGACGACCTCGCCGCGATCGCCATGCTGCCCGGCCTGCGCGGAGTCATGCTGCCCGAGACCGAACGCCCCGAGCAGGTCTCCTACACCGCCATGCGCGCGAAGGCGGGCCTGCCTGTCATCGCGCTCCTCGAATCCGCGCGTGGTGTGGAGAACGCCACGAAGATCGCCGAGGCGCCCGGAACGTTCCGCCTGGCCTTCGGCACGAATGATTTCCGCAAGGACACCGGGTTCTCCGACGATCCGATGGCTCTGTCCTATGCCCGTTCCCGGCTGACCATCGCCTCCCGCATGGGCGGCCTGCCCGGCCCGATCGACGGCCCCTCGGCCGCCGATGCCGACGATGACAAGGTCTGGGCCGACGCCGAGGTGACCCACATGATGGGCATGACGGGCAAACTCGTCCTCACCGTCGACCAGGTCAACACCCTCAACGAGGCGATGAGCCCGAGCGAGGACGAACGCGACTGGGCCCGACAGATGCTCGAGGCCGCCGAGGGCGGATCCGAGATCACCGACGGCTCCTACCTGCCGCGTCTGGCGCGTGCGAAGAAGATCGCGTCCCTGGCCGACACCTACGGCCTCTGGAACGCTTGAGTCCGGAGCCGCAGGCCCACCGGGATCACCGGACCCACATCCGCCCGCCCGTATGGGCACTGTGGGCGACGGCCCCGGCGATTCTCCTCGTCCTCGCCTTCGGTCTGTGGCTTCGACTCGACTCCGTCGGCCCGACACCGATCGATGAGGCCTGGCTCCACCTCGTCGGGCTCGTCCCCGATACCGTGCCGTACTGGGCCGCGGTCACCTTCGCCGAGGTGGGCGGAGGCGTCGGAGCGATCATCTGCACCGGCCTGCTCGCTGCCGCCTTCGTCATCCTCCGTCGCTTCCGCGCGGCCGTGTATCTGGTCACGACGATGGCCCTCGGCATCGCACTCTCCGAGGGCATCAAGGCACTCGTCACCCGCATCCGGCCGACCGAACAGCTCTACGACTCGCTCGGCTGGTCCTATCCTTCGGGACACTCGATGGGGGCGGCGGCCCTGGCGACGGCACTCGCAATCATCGCCACGAGGTCTGCCCTGCAGCAACGCGCCCTACGTGGCCCGGACGCTCGGCCCGATTCGGCGGCCTTGGCCACCCCTGACGCCCAGCACCGGCTGCGGCTCGGTTTCCATTGGTCCCAGCTGCTCGCGCTCACATGGATGCTCACGATGATGTGGTCGCGTACCGCTCTGCAGGTCCATTGGCTCACCGACACCATTGCCGGGATGCTCATCGGCATCAGTGCCGCGATCCTCGCCGATGAACTGTGGACCCTGGTGACGAAAAGGGCCCGCTCACCCCTCCTCGAGAAGTGAACAGGCCCTGATCGGTTCTGCGCGTCGGCGCTGCGCCTGAAGCTCAGTCCTCCTGCAGCGAGACGCCGGTGAACGCCGAGGCGTTCACTGCGCCGGCGACGGCCTTGACGACCTCGTCGGAGACGACGGAGTCCACGGCGAGCACGGACAGCGCCTCATTGCTCGTCGAAGCCGGCGAGACCTGCATGCCGGCGATGTTGACGTCGTTGGTGCCCAGCGCCAGGCCCAGCTGACCGATGATGCCGGGACGGTCCTCATAGCGGAAGATGAGCAGGTTGTCGGTCAGCTCGATCTCGAGCGAGTAGCCGTCGACCTCGGTGAGCTTCTGCACGAGCTTCGGCCCGGTCACGGTGCCCGCCACGGAGATCCGCTGTCCGGTGCTCGTCGTCGCCGTCAGGCGGGTGATGTTGCGGAAGGATTCGCAGTACGGGTCGGTGACGAGCTCCACGCCGATGCCGCGCTCTTCGGCCAGCAGGGGTGCGTTGACGTAGGAGACCTGGTCGGACACGACGTCCTTGAACAGGCCCTTGAGCGCCGAGAGTTTGAGGACGGAGACATCCTTATCGGCGATCTCGCCGTTGACCTCGACCTTGAAGTGCGTGACCGAGGAGTCGGCCAGCGCGTTGACGACGCGGCCGAGGCGTTCGGCCAGCGGGATGCCCGGGCGCACGTCCTCGTGGATGGCGCCACCGGCGACGTTGACCGCGTCGGGGACGAGTTCCCCGGCCAGAGCCTTGCGCACGGACTTCGCCACGGCCACTCCGGCTTTCTCCTGCGCCTCATGCGTCGA includes the following:
- a CDS encoding MFS transporter: MHTTTSASVPTASEVIAHLPWKWRTQGAIFIIGGLGFMFDAWDVALNGFLIPLLSDYWDLSVGQAAWIATANLIGMALGAFIWGGIADVIGRKKAFTLTLLVFSVFTVAGAFAPAFGWFILFRFLAGFGLGGCIPVDYALVGEFTPSRHRGRVLTAMDGWWPIGASLCAFVSAYLLGVGDWRLIMLVMIVPALLTVAVRFGIPESPLYLASVGRYAEADAIIERLVERTGAQVTEWTHEPVGGSGEGQDTAGKAGAGQTLSESVAEQRAATSDAGHPPSLTTPNTAAGPKVSGQLRAATGQLVQLWQHSAKTTLVAWSLFVSVLLVYYAALTWLPGILKKQGLADQAAFLVTGSMTGVGILGVIVSALIVERFGRKWVLGVSSILAAILLVGSAVFIEASGTELTWSAKAAIIGFGFVIQIAIPTLYTYVSELYPTRLRGSGFGWASAASRLATGIAPIVFGTFMWPVLGLTLTFVLTGVLVVVAVVLMGVLARETTGEELS
- a CDS encoding branched-chain amino acid aminotransferase, which translates into the protein MTEFRVLKNLQPQPELVRENIKKDPGFGQYFTDHMAHIRYTIDDGWQAHEVKPYGPLVLDPAAAVFHYAQEIFEGLKAYRHADGSVWTFRPERNAARINKSAERLALPQVSEEDFIESLKALVSLDQAWVPTPESAADESSLYLRPFMIATERFLGVRASHEVDYYVIASPAGPYFSGGIKPLSIWLSPKLKRAGAGGTGFAKCGGNYASSLVPTNEAVAKGCQQVLFTDSEENKYIDELGGMNLMLVTKDGKLLTPALSDSILDGVTRRSLLDLAPQLGLEPEERRISVEEWREGAASGEIVEAFACGTAAVITPISKLVSDDFTIDQGEIAGEKTMELRKTLLDIQYGRAEDTNNWLVRLA
- a CDS encoding 3-isopropylmalate dehydrogenase gives rise to the protein MKFSIAVMPGDGIGNEVVPEGLKVLRRAIEVSGEPVELELTDYNVGAQRYHETGETLTDEELESLRRHDAIFFGACGDPSVPSGVLERGVILKMRFGLGHAVNLRPSKLFAGVTSPLADPGKIDFVVVREGTEGSYTGSGGSVRTDTPQEVATEVSVNTWYGVERAVRDAFERAQARNKKLTYVHKHNVMVHAGHLWRRVVEKVGEEYPEVAVNYEHTDACTIYMVTNPERYDVIVTDNLFGDILTDLAAAVTGGIGLAASGNLNVEGTAPSLFEPIHGSAPDIAGKQIADPTASILSGALMASHLGLEVVAKAIEDAVEADLAERDGTKRSTAEVGDAIAARLG
- a CDS encoding HpcH/HpaI aldolase/citrate lyase family protein, translated to MTETIRNARAAALPAKLSRSWLLVNAAKEEIFTPAQTSEADSVIFDLEASVADDKKLDARDNVVRALDNGMSAWVRINKMESEFWDDDLAAIAMLPGLRGVMLPETERPEQVSYTAMRAKAGLPVIALLESARGVENATKIAEAPGTFRLAFGTNDFRKDTGFSDDPMALSYARSRLTIASRMGGLPGPIDGPSAADADDDKVWADAEVTHMMGMTGKLVLTVDQVNTLNEAMSPSEDERDWARQMLEAAEGGSEITDGSYLPRLARAKKIASLADTYGLWNA
- a CDS encoding phosphatase PAP2 family protein gives rise to the protein MSPEPQAHRDHRTHIRPPVWALWATAPAILLVLAFGLWLRLDSVGPTPIDEAWLHLVGLVPDTVPYWAAVTFAEVGGGVGAIICTGLLAAAFVILRRFRAAVYLVTTMALGIALSEGIKALVTRIRPTEQLYDSLGWSYPSGHSMGAAALATALAIIATRSALQQRALRGPDARPDSAALATPDAQHRLRLGFHWSQLLALTWMLTMMWSRTALQVHWLTDTIAGMLIGISAAILADELWTLVTKRARSPLLEK